A window of Brachybacterium fresconis contains these coding sequences:
- a CDS encoding alpha/beta fold hydrolase: MAHVTAQDGITLFVEDSGGSGHPVVLIHGWPLSGESWAHQRDALDQAGYRVITYDRRGFGRSDKPQDGYDYDTLAADLTAVLTQLDVHDVTLVGFSMGGGEVVRHLGTQGSPRVRAAVLASAVPPYLLQTDDNPEGPLTRDAAAQLREGLEQDRDAFFADFATGFFTAGDQLAVDQAEVDEAVRMSRQSDQGAALACMEAWATTDFREDLRAIDVPLLIIHGDSDGTVPFEGSGKRTHEAVPGSELVLIPGGPHGLNASHPEQFNKALLDFLGR; this comes from the coding sequence ATGGCGCACGTCACCGCACAGGACGGGATCACTCTGTTCGTCGAGGACAGCGGGGGCTCCGGGCACCCCGTGGTCCTCATCCACGGCTGGCCGCTCTCCGGCGAGTCCTGGGCCCACCAGAGGGACGCCCTCGACCAGGCCGGATACCGCGTGATCACCTATGACCGTCGTGGATTCGGACGCTCCGACAAGCCCCAGGACGGCTACGACTACGACACCCTTGCCGCGGACCTCACGGCGGTGCTCACCCAGCTGGATGTGCACGATGTGACGCTGGTGGGCTTCTCCATGGGCGGCGGCGAGGTCGTGCGTCACCTGGGTACCCAGGGCAGTCCGCGGGTGCGTGCGGCAGTGCTCGCGTCCGCCGTCCCGCCGTACCTGCTGCAGACGGACGACAATCCCGAGGGTCCGCTGACCCGGGACGCCGCCGCCCAGCTGCGCGAGGGTCTCGAGCAGGACCGCGATGCCTTCTTCGCCGACTTCGCGACGGGGTTCTTCACGGCGGGCGATCAGCTCGCGGTCGATCAGGCCGAGGTCGACGAGGCGGTGCGCATGTCACGTCAGAGCGACCAGGGGGCGGCGCTGGCCTGCATGGAGGCCTGGGCCACCACGGACTTCCGGGAGGATCTGCGTGCGATCGACGTGCCGCTGCTGATCATCCACGGCGACTCCGACGGCACGGTGCCTTTCGAGGGCTCCGGCAAGCGGACGCACGAGGCGGTCCCCGGCAGCGAGCTGGTGCTGATCCCGGGCGGGCCGCACGGCCTCAACGCGAGCCATCCCGAACAGTTCAACAAGGCGCTGCTGGACTTCCTCGGGCGCTGA
- a CDS encoding (deoxy)nucleoside triphosphate pyrophosphohydrolase encodes MMIHPEEADPEKGVGAEISWQRGTCPRCGSDQVIHHVIGMPVAGAMESSPPWVVWEGCVGLGPERECRACQHAWWPEDVGYAEDPEPWIDGLTGQEEPIDPAPLRVVGAVIVDGERILAARRRPGKAAAGMWEFPGGKIERGESPQQALVRELAEELGVQVSVGHLIGRGEGEAGDRDLHLDCYWVRLVGPVPTGSTDHDRLEWLGRDELRERQWAPPDVPIVQVLLAGAPPVFDRP; translated from the coding sequence ATGATGATCCATCCCGAGGAGGCGGACCCCGAGAAGGGAGTCGGCGCCGAGATCTCCTGGCAGCGCGGCACCTGCCCCCGCTGCGGCAGCGACCAGGTGATCCACCACGTGATCGGCATGCCCGTGGCGGGGGCGATGGAGTCCTCCCCGCCGTGGGTGGTCTGGGAGGGCTGCGTCGGCCTCGGCCCGGAGCGGGAGTGCCGGGCCTGCCAGCATGCCTGGTGGCCTGAGGACGTCGGCTACGCGGAGGATCCGGAGCCGTGGATCGACGGACTGACCGGCCAGGAGGAGCCGATCGACCCCGCGCCCCTGCGCGTGGTCGGTGCGGTGATCGTCGACGGGGAGCGGATCCTGGCCGCCCGGCGGAGACCGGGGAAGGCCGCCGCCGGGATGTGGGAGTTCCCCGGCGGGAAGATCGAGCGGGGCGAGTCCCCGCAGCAGGCCCTGGTCCGCGAGCTCGCCGAGGAGCTCGGCGTCCAGGTCTCGGTCGGTCACCTGATCGGCCGCGGAGAGGGTGAGGCCGGGGACCGCGACCTCCACCTGGACTGCTACTGGGTGCGCCTGGTCGGGCCGGTACCGACAGGCAGCACCGACCACGACCGGCTCGAATGGCTCGGCCGCGACGAGCTGCGGGAGCGGCAGTGGGCTCCGCCCGACGTCCCGATCGTCCAGGTGCTCCTGGCGGGGGCGCCGCCGGTCTTCGACCGACCCTGA